One window from the genome of Cryptomeria japonica chromosome 6, Sugi_1.0, whole genome shotgun sequence encodes:
- the LOC131062596 gene encoding uncharacterized protein LOC131062596, whose amino-acid sequence MKALAAYPFSSLPHPLPPIQRPSSFTSTIISSHCGYRLSIRAVNEGKEQDEQRKGKGKGKGKSSLSSSRLTVEDLEAMSGAGRSKRSKNRSKVKRDADPIIAKPEVKDWESMTLQEKLTEIYVGEKGVLFWLNKLAYASIFIVVGGWIAFRFVGPSLGLYQLQSSLLEPTKSFGG is encoded by the coding sequence ATGAAGGCGCTGGCTGCTTATCCATTTTCTTCTCTACCTCATCCTCTGCCTCCAATTCAAAGGCCATCATCCTTTACCTCTACAATCATCAGCAGTCACTGTGGATATCGGTTGAGCATAAGAGCTGTGAATGAGGGTAAGGAGCAGGATGAGCAACGAAAAGGAAAGGGCAAAGGAAAAGGAAAATCTTCCCTTTCTTCTTCTCGCTTGACAGTGGAAGATTTGGAAGCAATGTCAGGGGCGGGCAGAAGTAAGAGAAGCAAGAACAGGAGCAAAGTGAAGCGTGATGCCGATCCCATAATTGCTAAGCCTGAGGTGAAGGACTGGGAGTCTATGACCCTTCAGGAAAAGCTAACCGAAATTTACGTGGGGGAGAAGGGTGTTTTGTTTTGGTTGAATAAGTTGGCCTATGCCTCCATATTTATCGTTGTTGGGGGTTGGATTGCATTTAGGTTTGTGGGTCCTTCTCTCGGGTTGTATCAGCTTCAGAGTTCTCTCTTAGAGCCCACGAAATCTTTTGGCGGATAA